A single genomic interval of Nonomuraea rubra harbors:
- a CDS encoding ABC transporter permease — MIRRLTPFQVAGTLLALALGALAVYPLALVVARPFVTGGRLDLAPIRDTLAQAGLGTLLWHTAVVVGGSGLAAMVIGSALAWANERTDARMGLLTDVVPLVPFLLPPIAGAIGWSLLGSERSGYLNQLLRLGLGGTQGPIDVHSWYGLIFVYTIYQVPYVFMIVSAGLRNTDAAMEEQSRVSGAGPLRTLRRISLPAVRPSLGAAGLLMVWTGFGLFSIPAILAPQAGLDILSVRVVQLLSFTYPPETGVAVSLNLVVMLVVTLVWYAQTRLLRSTRTAGLGGRGARARPLRLGRWRGPVRGLIVAYLALTSVLPLGALVLVSLTGFWSGTVDWTRLNLDAVVRTLTDTATQEALVNSLLLGVVCATIGVLAAAVVSVLVRRSGRATGMLVDAAIKFPPTLSHLVIAVGFVLAFSGAPFHLGGTLWILVLAYVSLHMPQATTASDAAAGQVAPELTDASRISGAGQARTFRRITLPLMAPGLLAGWALLFVTIAGDISASAILAGTDNEVVGFRILEVFANGDYAMLGAISVLLTLATSLVVLPVTWYARRRGASPLSRTQL; from the coding sequence GTGATCAGGCGCCTCACCCCCTTCCAGGTCGCGGGGACGCTGCTGGCGCTCGCGCTCGGCGCGCTGGCGGTCTACCCGCTGGCCCTGGTGGTGGCCCGGCCGTTCGTCACCGGCGGCCGGCTGGACCTGGCGCCGATCCGCGACACGCTCGCCCAGGCCGGGCTGGGCACCCTGCTCTGGCACACCGCGGTCGTGGTAGGCGGCAGCGGGCTGGCGGCGATGGTGATCGGCTCCGCCCTGGCCTGGGCGAACGAGCGCACCGACGCCCGCATGGGGCTGCTCACCGACGTGGTGCCGCTGGTGCCGTTCCTGCTGCCGCCGATCGCGGGCGCGATCGGCTGGTCGCTGCTCGGCTCCGAACGCTCCGGCTACCTCAACCAGCTCCTGCGCCTCGGCCTCGGCGGGACCCAGGGCCCGATCGACGTCCACTCCTGGTACGGCCTGATCTTCGTCTACACCATCTACCAGGTCCCGTACGTCTTCATGATCGTCTCGGCCGGCCTGCGGAACACCGACGCCGCCATGGAGGAGCAGTCGCGGGTGAGCGGCGCGGGCCCGCTGCGCACCCTGCGCCGGATCTCGCTGCCCGCCGTACGGCCGAGCCTGGGCGCGGCCGGGCTCCTCATGGTGTGGACCGGGTTCGGGCTGTTCTCCATCCCGGCGATCCTGGCCCCGCAGGCCGGCCTGGACATCCTGTCGGTGCGGGTGGTGCAGCTCCTGTCGTTCACCTACCCGCCCGAGACCGGCGTGGCGGTGAGCCTGAACCTCGTCGTCATGCTGGTCGTCACCCTCGTCTGGTACGCCCAGACCCGGCTGCTGCGCAGCACCCGCACCGCCGGCCTGGGCGGCAGGGGCGCCCGGGCCCGCCCGCTGCGGCTGGGCCGGTGGCGCGGCCCGGTGCGGGGGCTGATCGTGGCGTATCTCGCGCTGACGTCGGTGCTGCCACTCGGCGCCCTGGTGCTGGTGTCACTGACCGGCTTCTGGAGCGGCACCGTCGACTGGACGCGGCTCAACCTCGACGCGGTCGTGCGCACGCTCACCGACACGGCCACCCAGGAGGCGCTGGTCAACAGCCTGCTGCTGGGAGTCGTGTGCGCGACGATCGGGGTGCTCGCGGCGGCGGTGGTGTCGGTGCTGGTCAGACGGTCGGGGCGGGCCACGGGGATGCTGGTGGACGCGGCGATCAAGTTCCCGCCGACGCTGTCGCACCTGGTCATCGCGGTCGGGTTCGTGCTGGCGTTCAGTGGGGCACCGTTCCACCTGGGCGGCACGCTGTGGATCCTCGTGCTCGCGTACGTGTCGCTGCACATGCCGCAGGCCACCACCGCCTCGGACGCCGCGGCCGGGCAGGTGGCGCCCGAGCTCACCGACGCCTCCCGGATCAGCGGCGCGGGCCAGGCGCGCACGTTCCGCCGGATCACGCTGCCGCTCATGGCGCCGGGCCTGCTGGCCGGGTGGGCGCTGCTGTTCGTCACCATCGCCGGGGACATCAGCGCCTCGGCGATCCTGGCCGGCACCGACAACGAGGTGGTGGGCTTCCGCATCCTCGAGGTGTTCGCCAACGGCGACTACGCCATGCTCGGCGCGATCTCGGTCCTGCTGACGCTGGCCACCTCGCTGGTGGTGCTCCCCGTCACCTGGTACGCGCGGCGGCGCGGCGCCTCCCCCCTCTCCCGAACCCAGCTCTGA
- a CDS encoding ABC transporter substrate-binding protein, whose translation MKFRLRSALIACAALLLAAGCGSSGTGGGASVPADASPALRTLIEAAQKEGELVWYSVPAENIAKAVSDDFTAKYGIKVKFIRLTSSDLAQRFAAEAESGRPAADLFVGSYTPFVPEALGKGWTVKLAEANIPDFPGGFPDKYLLPDAGTAVVQVQPTGIAVNTQQGGDTIKDWQDILDPKWKGKIILVDPRTSAAYTPFWNLIVKEYGEEYLTRLKAQQPVVASGAAPATQQLAAGEAAIVMPGVQSIADDLKGKGAPVGFVQPPASTGPEIVPGLAAKAAHPNAARLFVHYLMSAEGNRKLNAVPGSGSPLDPATLPARYTFNRELSGTPAERITSLLGLT comes from the coding sequence ATGAAATTTCGGCTCCGTTCCGCCCTCATCGCCTGCGCCGCCCTGCTCCTGGCCGCCGGCTGCGGCTCCTCCGGCACCGGCGGTGGCGCGTCCGTCCCCGCCGACGCCTCCCCCGCCCTGCGCACGCTCATCGAGGCGGCGCAGAAGGAGGGCGAGCTGGTCTGGTACAGCGTCCCGGCGGAGAACATCGCCAAGGCCGTCTCCGACGACTTCACCGCGAAGTACGGCATCAAGGTCAAGTTCATCCGGCTCACCTCCAGCGACCTGGCCCAGCGCTTCGCCGCCGAGGCCGAGAGCGGCAGACCGGCCGCCGACCTGTTCGTGGGCTCCTACACGCCGTTCGTGCCCGAGGCGCTGGGCAAGGGCTGGACGGTCAAGCTCGCCGAGGCGAACATCCCCGACTTTCCCGGCGGCTTCCCGGACAAGTACCTGCTGCCCGACGCCGGGACCGCGGTGGTGCAGGTCCAGCCGACCGGCATCGCGGTGAACACCCAGCAGGGCGGGGACACGATCAAGGACTGGCAGGACATCCTCGACCCGAAGTGGAAGGGGAAGATCATCCTGGTGGATCCGCGGACGTCGGCCGCGTACACCCCGTTCTGGAACCTCATCGTCAAGGAGTACGGCGAGGAGTACCTGACCAGGCTCAAGGCGCAGCAGCCCGTGGTGGCCTCCGGGGCCGCGCCGGCGACGCAGCAGCTCGCGGCGGGTGAGGCGGCCATCGTCATGCCGGGCGTGCAGTCCATCGCCGACGACCTCAAGGGCAAGGGCGCGCCCGTCGGGTTCGTGCAGCCGCCCGCCTCGACCGGGCCGGAGATCGTGCCGGGGCTGGCCGCCAAGGCCGCCCACCCCAACGCGGCGCGGTTGTTCGTGCACTACCTGATGAGCGCGGAGGGCAACAGGAAGCTCAACGCGGTCCCCGGCTCCGGCTCGCCGCTCGACCCGGCCACCCTGCCCGCCCGCTACACCTTCAACCGGGAGCTGTCGGGCACGCCCGCCGAGCGCATCACCTCCCTGCTGGGCCTGACGTGA
- a CDS encoding erythromycin esterase family protein yields the protein MIEFDKHRLAAALAGLALLATACGGVDTAGVTSGAVVALDRAPLADAAANRVVGIGEATHGNKEFVQARTLIIQRLVREHGFRTVALEADFGGTAVADDYVVKGQGTAEQAATALGFDIYRTRETAGLLRWIHDHNATAADADKVRLYGFDMQRYDRNKERLLRYLATVEPAQAQQAGQELAGLTDATRSTQDEAKVEAGAAAAERIAARMREHEDAYVQRSSPESFAVALHHAETIGRGARLRLSGLDYASKRDAWMAEAVEWIAGRGRQKLILAGHNGHLDKTGAAFSFESMGRRLARTYGDDYFAIGTEFGTSTFLSRDDSSGGRARFTVSHDTPLAGLFGAEPLGYVNLAQASATPANRRLLGSELRMGSVGDGFRSLFSAVSWMYTVSMVPAKAYDALVYVPRATPVTPL from the coding sequence ATGATCGAGTTCGACAAGCACAGGCTCGCCGCCGCCCTCGCGGGCCTCGCGCTGCTCGCGACCGCCTGCGGGGGCGTGGACACCGCGGGGGTGACCTCCGGCGCCGTGGTCGCCCTCGACCGGGCCCCGCTCGCCGACGCCGCCGCCAACCGGGTGGTCGGCATCGGCGAGGCCACCCACGGCAACAAGGAGTTCGTCCAGGCCCGCACGCTGATCATCCAGCGGCTGGTACGGGAGCACGGCTTCCGCACGGTCGCCCTGGAGGCCGACTTCGGCGGCACGGCCGTCGCCGACGACTACGTCGTCAAGGGCCAGGGCACCGCGGAGCAGGCGGCCACCGCGCTCGGTTTCGACATCTACCGCACCCGCGAGACGGCCGGCCTGCTGCGCTGGATCCACGACCACAACGCGACCGCCGCCGACGCCGACAAGGTCCGCCTCTACGGCTTCGACATGCAGCGCTACGACCGCAACAAGGAGCGGCTGCTGCGCTACCTCGCCACGGTCGAGCCCGCCCAGGCCCAGCAGGCCGGACAGGAGCTGGCCGGCCTCACCGACGCCACCAGGTCCACGCAGGACGAGGCGAAGGTCGAGGCCGGCGCCGCCGCGGCCGAGCGGATCGCCGCCCGCATGCGCGAGCACGAGGACGCGTACGTCCAGCGCAGCTCCCCTGAGTCGTTCGCCGTCGCGCTGCACCACGCGGAGACGATCGGCCGCGGCGCGCGGCTGCGGCTCTCCGGGCTCGACTACGCGAGCAAGCGGGACGCCTGGATGGCCGAGGCCGTCGAGTGGATCGCCGGGCGCGGCCGCCAGAAGCTCATCCTGGCCGGTCACAACGGTCACCTCGACAAGACAGGGGCCGCGTTCTCCTTCGAGTCGATGGGGCGGCGCCTGGCCAGGACGTACGGGGACGACTACTTCGCCATCGGCACCGAGTTCGGCACCAGCACCTTCCTCAGCCGCGACGACTCCTCCGGCGGGCGCGCGCGGTTCACCGTGAGCCACGACACGCCCCTGGCCGGGCTGTTCGGCGCCGAGCCGCTGGGTTACGTGAATCTGGCGCAGGCGTCGGCCACGCCCGCCAACCGCCGGCTGCTCGGCTCGGAGCTGCGCATGGGCAGCGTCGGCGACGGCTTCCGTTCCCTGTTCAGCGCTGTGAGCTGGATGTACACGGTGTCCATGGTGCCGGCGAAGGCGTACGACGCGCTGGTGTACGTGCCGCGGGCCACCCCGGTCACTCCTCTGTAG
- a CDS encoding VOC family protein, with protein MDLHSVVCVRDLAISRKWYEVFFGRPADEIIGDELLWQVGENAWLVLDDRDVRASRVGGTMITFGVTDLDDILARLAAHGIGHEPVETYGNGVRHVEILDPDGNSLSLAQAPAG; from the coding sequence ATGGACCTGCACAGCGTGGTGTGCGTGCGCGACCTGGCGATCTCGCGGAAGTGGTACGAGGTGTTCTTCGGGCGGCCGGCGGACGAGATCATCGGCGACGAGCTCCTGTGGCAGGTCGGTGAGAACGCGTGGCTCGTCCTCGACGACCGGGACGTGCGGGCCTCCCGGGTGGGCGGCACCATGATCACGTTCGGCGTCACCGACCTCGACGACATCCTGGCCAGGCTCGCCGCGCACGGCATCGGGCACGAGCCCGTCGAGACCTACGGCAACGGCGTGCGCCACGTGGAGATCCTCGACCCGGACGGCAACAGCCTCTCCCTCGCCCAGGCCCCCGCCGGATGA
- the hemC gene encoding hydroxymethylbilane synthase, translating to MAVPELIRIATRSSPMALAQVERVRHELAALHPGIRTEVVPVTTSGDRWQGALSALGGKGAFTKEVDALLLMGQADLAVHCVKDVPADRPLPAGTTWAAFLKRDDLRDALVHPGGGTLDELPPGTRIGTSSVRRIAQLASTHPHLRCVPMRGNANRRLEKLDAGEADALLLAVSGLERIGMRERISEALPLETMCPPIGAGVLALQCREDDEQTIEAVAGLGDPDTWREVTAERMLLHVLQGHCNSPIAGYGRAGRDGRLSLRARVFSPDGKTVLDAHEWAGPLDPATLGTSVAVALLRQGARQLIDAIPH from the coding sequence ATGGCCGTCCCTGAGCTGATCCGCATCGCCACCCGCTCGTCACCCATGGCGCTCGCCCAGGTGGAGAGGGTCCGCCACGAGCTCGCCGCGCTGCACCCGGGCATCCGCACGGAGGTCGTGCCGGTCACCACGTCGGGCGACAGGTGGCAGGGCGCGCTGTCGGCGCTCGGCGGCAAGGGCGCGTTCACCAAGGAGGTGGACGCGCTCCTGCTGATGGGGCAGGCCGACCTCGCCGTCCACTGCGTCAAGGACGTCCCGGCCGACCGGCCGCTGCCCGCGGGCACGACCTGGGCCGCCTTCCTCAAGCGCGACGACCTGCGCGACGCCCTCGTGCACCCGGGCGGCGGCACCCTGGACGAGCTGCCGCCGGGCACTCGCATCGGCACGTCGTCGGTGCGGCGGATCGCCCAGCTCGCCTCCACCCACCCGCACCTGCGCTGCGTCCCGATGCGCGGCAACGCCAACCGCCGGCTGGAGAAGCTCGACGCCGGCGAGGCCGACGCGCTGCTGCTGGCCGTGTCCGGCCTGGAACGCATCGGCATGCGCGAGCGCATCTCCGAGGCGCTGCCGCTGGAGACGATGTGCCCGCCGATCGGCGCGGGCGTGCTCGCCCTGCAGTGCCGGGAGGACGACGAGCAGACCATCGAGGCCGTGGCCGGCCTGGGCGACCCCGACACCTGGCGCGAGGTGACGGCCGAGCGCATGCTGCTGCACGTCCTGCAGGGCCACTGCAACAGCCCGATCGCCGGGTACGGCCGCGCCGGACGCGACGGCCGCCTGTCGCTGCGCGCCCGCGTCTTCAGCCCCGACGGCAAGACGGTCCTGGACGCCCACGAGTGGGCCGGCCCGCTCGACCCCGCCACCCTGGGCACCTCGGTCGCCGTCGCGCTGCTCCGCCAGGGCGCCCGCCAGCTCATCGACGCCATCCCGCACTAG
- a CDS encoding cytochrome P450, producing MAAGGFDAVADFAGRLPMDVVCELMGVPEADRDERVFPEPDCYDLDRDTSPLISFGGGRHFCLGAGLGRLEARPAPTEFVRLVRAYDVHEDHAVRVHPVNVRGFAALPVTVTPR from the coding sequence GTGGCCGCGGGCGGGTTCGACGCGGTCGCGGACTTCGCGGGCAGGCTGCCGATGGACGTCGTCTGCGAGCTGATGGGCGTGCCGGAGGCCGACCGCGACGAGCGGGTGTTCCCCGAGCCCGACTGCTACGACCTCGACCGGGACACCTCTCCGCTGATCAGCTTCGGCGGCGGCCGGCACTTCTGCCTCGGGGCCGGCCTCGGCCGGCTGGAGGCGCGGCCGGCCCCGACCGAGTTCGTCCGCCTGGTCCGGGCCTACGACGTGCACGAGGACCACGCCGTACGCGTGCACCCCGTCAACGTCAGAGGCTTCGCCGCCTTACCCGTGACCGTCACCCCCCGATAG
- a CDS encoding TetR/AcrR family transcriptional regulator: protein MTEPTRRRLSGRQADTVRRLTGAAVEEVRAAGFDGFTVRNVARRAGVAPATAYTYFTSKNHLIAEVFWRRLRALPPIPPSPGEPRERVIAVLREIALLVSDEPELAAACTAALLGTDPDVRELRLRIGRTIHRRLLAALDPGAERPTPEQARMLNVLEFAYAGALVHAGMGYSSYAEMADRLAEVAGLLF, encoded by the coding sequence ATGACGGAGCCGACCCGCCGCCGGCTGTCCGGCCGGCAGGCCGACACGGTGCGCCGGCTCACCGGCGCGGCCGTCGAGGAGGTGCGGGCGGCCGGGTTCGACGGGTTCACCGTGCGCAACGTGGCGCGCCGCGCGGGGGTCGCGCCCGCCACCGCGTACACGTACTTCACCTCGAAGAACCACCTGATCGCCGAGGTGTTCTGGCGGCGGCTGCGCGCCCTGCCGCCGATCCCGCCGTCGCCCGGGGAGCCGCGCGAGCGGGTGATCGCGGTGCTGCGCGAGATCGCGCTGCTGGTCTCCGACGAGCCGGAGCTCGCCGCCGCCTGCACGGCCGCGCTGCTCGGCACCGACCCGGATGTGCGGGAGCTGCGGCTGCGCATCGGCAGGACCATCCACCGCCGCCTGCTGGCGGCGCTCGACCCCGGCGCCGAGCGCCCGACGCCGGAGCAGGCGCGGATGCTCAACGTGCTGGAGTTCGCGTACGCGGGCGCGCTCGTGCACGCGGGCATGGGTTACAGCTCTTACGCCGAGATGGCCGACCGGCTCGCCGAGGTGGCCGGGCTGCTCTTCTGA
- a CDS encoding enoyl-CoA hydratase/isomerase family protein: MIETADHGGIAVLTLANGPVNALDLEVLTAVPEVLDSVADARAVVLTGAGRAFSAGVDLKRIVEGGPGYVERFLPALSSAVLALFGRPEPVVAAVNGHALAGGCVLAAACDVRLMSGGTIGLTELAAGVPFPTVPLEVMRHAVGPALDTMVLGAGRLDPGQAVAIGLVHEVVEPDRLLAQALRRAEALCAVPPDVYAFSKRQLHAPALERVRAARESDDPEVLRMWSSERTHTILRGYLDSLRRS; this comes from the coding sequence ATGATCGAGACGGCCGACCACGGCGGCATCGCCGTGCTGACCCTGGCCAACGGCCCGGTGAACGCCCTGGACCTGGAGGTGCTGACCGCCGTCCCCGAGGTGCTGGACAGCGTGGCGGACGCCCGCGCCGTCGTGCTGACGGGCGCCGGCCGGGCCTTCTCGGCGGGCGTGGACCTGAAGCGGATCGTGGAGGGCGGTCCCGGATACGTCGAGCGGTTCCTGCCGGCGCTCAGCTCGGCGGTGCTCGCCCTGTTCGGCCGGCCGGAACCCGTCGTGGCCGCCGTGAACGGGCACGCCCTGGCCGGCGGGTGCGTGCTGGCCGCCGCCTGCGACGTCCGGCTGATGTCGGGCGGCACCATCGGCCTGACCGAGCTGGCGGCGGGCGTGCCGTTCCCGACGGTGCCCCTGGAGGTCATGCGCCACGCGGTCGGCCCGGCGCTCGACACGATGGTGCTCGGGGCCGGCCGGCTGGACCCCGGCCAGGCCGTCGCGATCGGCCTGGTGCACGAGGTCGTCGAGCCCGACCGGCTGCTCGCTCAGGCGCTGCGGCGCGCCGAGGCGCTGTGCGCGGTCCCGCCGGACGTGTACGCCTTCTCCAAGCGGCAGCTCCACGCGCCGGCGCTCGAACGCGTCCGAGCCGCGCGGGAATCGGACGATCCCGAGGTGCTGAGGATGTGGAGCTCCGAGCGGACGCACACGATCCTGCGCGGCTACCTCGACTCCCTGCGCCGGTCCTGA
- a CDS encoding response regulator yields the protein MTTRILLADDQEDVRIGFRLILDAQPDMTVVGEAADGARAVELARHLRPDVVLADVRMPGLDGLEVTRRLAAETRVIVVTTFDLDEYVHTALREGACGFLLKRSGPALLVEAVRAAMAGDTLISPQVTVRLLAGLTRRPPPPLDDPLTARELEIARLVARGHTNARIAAELTISAGTVKTHVAHIQRKVGAANRVGIAAWAWSSGQVT from the coding sequence TTGACGACGCGGATCCTGCTGGCCGACGACCAGGAGGACGTGCGGATCGGCTTCCGGCTCATCCTCGACGCCCAGCCGGACATGACCGTGGTGGGTGAGGCCGCCGACGGCGCGCGGGCGGTCGAGCTGGCCCGCCACCTGCGCCCCGACGTGGTGCTCGCCGACGTCCGCATGCCGGGGCTGGACGGGCTGGAGGTCACCAGGCGGCTCGCCGCCGAGACCCGCGTGATCGTCGTGACCACGTTCGACCTGGACGAGTACGTCCACACCGCCCTGCGCGAGGGCGCCTGCGGCTTCCTGCTCAAGCGTTCGGGCCCCGCGCTGCTGGTGGAGGCCGTCCGCGCGGCGATGGCCGGCGACACGCTGATCAGCCCGCAGGTGACCGTACGCCTGCTCGCGGGCCTGACCCGCCGGCCACCGCCGCCGCTGGACGACCCGCTCACCGCCCGCGAGCTGGAGATCGCCCGCCTGGTGGCGCGCGGCCACACCAACGCCCGCATCGCCGCCGAGCTGACCATCAGCGCGGGCACCGTGAAGACGCATGTCGCCCACATCCAGCGCAAGGTGGGCGCCGCCAACCGGGTCGGCATCGCCGCCTGGGCGTGGAGCAGCGGCCAGGTGACCTGA
- a CDS encoding sensor histidine kinase: MTRDGGRRFAAAGRWVTEGGRRVTAGGVAGVAGAVSLAVTLAHPLTGRASVNALAMVAEVSVLLVLTVVTVRRSPARQAAVAATLSGSAVAFILLRAVWQGPPQLAFGACAAWALGAVAATGVGLYLRRLDDNRRRAVEEATRAQRLGLARDLHDFVAHDVNGMLVQAQAARVVAGELPEPVADALRRIEEAGQRALASLDRTVHALGERGPGIEGLARLADAFSPGVRVDLHVEPGPAPRQEVSSLAYRVVAEALTNVRRHAPRATIVAVEIGEKGGVLRVRVADDGGGSSPSTRAGGFGLAGLGDLLEARGGRLTAGPHGPGWQVVAEIPA; the protein is encoded by the coding sequence ATGACTAGGGACGGAGGCCGGCGGTTCGCGGCGGCCGGTCGGTGGGTCACGGAGGGCGGTCGGCGGGTCACGGCGGGCGGGGTGGCGGGGGTCGCCGGGGCCGTCTCGCTCGCTGTCACGCTGGCGCACCCGCTGACGGGGAGGGCGTCCGTGAACGCCCTGGCGATGGTGGCCGAGGTGTCGGTGCTGCTGGTGCTCACCGTCGTCACCGTCCGGCGCTCCCCCGCACGCCAGGCGGCCGTCGCCGCGACGCTGAGCGGCTCGGCGGTGGCGTTCATCCTGCTGCGTGCCGTGTGGCAGGGCCCGCCGCAACTGGCGTTCGGCGCGTGCGCGGCGTGGGCGCTCGGCGCGGTGGCGGCCACGGGGGTCGGGCTCTACCTGCGCAGGCTGGACGACAACCGGCGGCGCGCGGTCGAGGAGGCCACCCGGGCGCAGCGGCTCGGGCTGGCCCGCGACCTGCACGACTTCGTCGCCCACGACGTCAACGGCATGCTGGTGCAGGCCCAGGCCGCCCGGGTGGTGGCGGGCGAGCTGCCGGAGCCGGTCGCCGACGCGCTGCGGCGCATCGAGGAGGCAGGGCAGCGGGCGCTGGCCTCGCTCGACCGTACGGTGCACGCGCTGGGCGAGCGGGGGCCGGGGATCGAGGGGCTGGCGCGGCTGGCCGACGCGTTCTCGCCGGGCGTGCGGGTGGACCTGCACGTCGAGCCGGGCCCGGCGCCGCGGCAGGAGGTCTCGTCCCTGGCCTACCGCGTGGTGGCCGAGGCGCTCACGAACGTGCGCAGGCACGCCCCGCGTGCCACCATCGTGGCGGTGGAGATCGGTGAGAAGGGCGGTGTCCTGCGGGTGCGGGTGGCGGACGACGGCGGCGGCAGCTCGCCGAGCACCAGGGCCGGCGGCTTCGGCCTGGCCGGCCTGGGCGACCTGCTGGAGGCGCGCGGCGGACGGCTGACGGCCGGCCCGCACGGGCCCGGCTGGCAGGTCGTCGCGGAGATCCCGGCTTGA
- a CDS encoding NYN domain-containing protein: MRKIMASWPRWAGYAAACWSLAYGALGLFWALGGEGFPFGRTDPDWEPGLSVLGDATRDVAAPLIAMLGALGAAAGLAIARGVRRGRPLLLGFAWAAAAGLTVVVPDNRVLMLVAYAPLLVVFAFTGVPGGQPMSELVPWSRVNLFIVLAGGLLWALASLAHQRRTAGRCVACGRGGHRTARWATPAAARRWGLWAVVVAAAIPAMYDASRFAWAAGIPLGITEEFWRWLDESGLRWAGLFLSLMGLGGAILTLGLVQRWGEVYPRWIWFRAGRPVPPMLAVVPASIVSVIVLSGGLTFWRLRMVHDYEWEMWATWAPSLVWPLWGVALAAATLAYHLRRRGACRSCGRGGPLEAQPEPVRG; the protein is encoded by the coding sequence ATGAGGAAGATCATGGCGAGCTGGCCCCGCTGGGCCGGGTACGCGGCGGCCTGCTGGTCGCTGGCTTACGGAGCGCTCGGGCTGTTCTGGGCGCTCGGCGGCGAAGGGTTCCCCTTCGGCAGGACGGACCCCGACTGGGAGCCCGGGCTCTCGGTGCTCGGGGACGCGACGAGGGACGTGGCGGCGCCGCTGATCGCGATGCTCGGCGCGCTGGGGGCGGCCGCCGGGCTGGCGATCGCGCGAGGGGTGCGGCGGGGACGGCCCCTGCTGCTCGGGTTCGCGTGGGCGGCGGCGGCCGGGCTGACCGTGGTGGTGCCCGACAACCGGGTGCTGATGCTGGTGGCGTACGCGCCGCTGCTGGTGGTGTTCGCCTTCACCGGCGTGCCGGGCGGGCAGCCGATGTCGGAGCTGGTGCCGTGGTCGCGGGTCAACCTGTTCATCGTGCTGGCGGGCGGGCTGCTGTGGGCGCTGGCCTCCCTGGCCCACCAGCGGCGCACGGCGGGCAGGTGCGTGGCCTGCGGCCGGGGCGGGCACCGTACGGCGCGCTGGGCCACGCCGGCGGCGGCGCGGCGCTGGGGGCTGTGGGCGGTGGTGGTCGCGGCGGCCATCCCCGCCATGTACGACGCCAGCCGCTTCGCCTGGGCGGCGGGCATCCCGCTGGGGATCACCGAGGAGTTCTGGCGGTGGCTGGACGAGTCGGGGCTGCGCTGGGCCGGGCTGTTCCTGAGCCTGATGGGGCTGGGAGGGGCGATCCTCACGCTCGGGCTGGTGCAGCGGTGGGGGGAGGTCTACCCGCGGTGGATCTGGTTCAGGGCGGGCCGGCCGGTGCCGCCGATGCTGGCCGTCGTGCCCGCCTCGATCGTGTCGGTGATCGTGCTGTCCGGAGGGCTGACCTTCTGGCGGCTGCGCATGGTGCACGACTACGAGTGGGAGATGTGGGCGACCTGGGCGCCGTCGCTGGTGTGGCCGCTGTGGGGGGTCGCGCTGGCCGCCGCGACCCTCGCGTACCACCTGCGCCGCCGCGGCGCCTGCCGGTCGTGCGGGCGCGGCGGGCCGCTGGAGGCCCAGCCGGAACCTGTGCGCGGCTAG
- a CDS encoding dienelactone hydrolase family protein, with amino-acid sequence MARVLLLHSMYGLRPAVHQAADRLRAAGHEVHVPDLYGGRVAGTAEEGIAIKEEIGRDELLKRAVAAAAPLSDERLVYAGFSLGAAIAQNLALGDERCLGLLLMHGTSDLAEGVAADDLPVQLHVADPDMYETADWLNSWYLGMRRARADVEVFRYPGVGHLFTDPGLPDYDAEAAERAWAIALDFVAGL; translated from the coding sequence ATGGCACGCGTTCTCCTCTTGCACTCCATGTACGGCCTGCGCCCCGCCGTCCACCAGGCGGCCGACAGGCTGCGGGCGGCCGGGCACGAGGTGCACGTCCCCGACCTGTACGGCGGCCGGGTCGCCGGCACGGCCGAGGAGGGCATCGCGATCAAGGAGGAGATCGGCCGTGACGAGCTGCTGAAGCGGGCCGTGGCCGCGGCCGCCCCGCTGTCCGACGAGCGGCTGGTCTACGCGGGCTTCTCGCTCGGCGCGGCCATCGCGCAGAACCTCGCCCTGGGCGACGAGCGCTGCCTCGGCCTGCTGCTGATGCACGGCACCTCCGACCTGGCCGAGGGCGTCGCGGCCGACGACCTGCCCGTCCAGCTGCACGTCGCCGACCCCGACATGTACGAGACCGCCGACTGGCTGAACTCCTGGTACCTCGGCATGCGCCGGGCCAGGGCCGACGTGGAGGTCTTCCGCTACCCCGGCGTGGGGCACCTGTTCACCGACCCCGGCCTGCCCGACTACGACGCCGAGGCCGCCGAGCGGGCCTGGGCGATCGCCCTGGACTTCGTCGCCGGCCTGTGA